In Canis lupus dingo isolate Sandy chromosome 25, ASM325472v2, whole genome shotgun sequence, the genomic window TTACTGCATGTGATAGCAGGTCGGGTGCTGCTGGAGATCACCCTGCCCTGCCCGGGGAGAGGCCCCCTGAGATCACCTCACATGAGCGGGGCTTTCACATGGTGACTCTGGAGACCTTAGAGAAAGGCTGTCCCGTCCTCCAGGCTGGTGGCAGCCTGGGTGTCGCCTCAGGAGAGTGGCCGGCTCCCCGGGAAGACGGCACCTAAGCAAGCAGCCTGGCTTCTCTTTTTAGGCAACGACTTGCTGAAAAGACGCCAGATAAGAGAACGTGGACTCGGGCTCCAGCGGGGACTGGGCACATCAAAGCAGCACCCTGGATGAAAGAAGGATGATGGAAAACACCACGGGCTCTCCCAAGACGACCTATCTTGTGTCTTAGTAAGAATACAACCTGCAGGAACAGGGCCTTAGGAGACCCGAGAGCAGCAGGAGAAACACCCCCTATAACGTGGGAAGGCCGTGAGAAGGTGTCACGCCCCCTTGGTTCTTCACTACCGACTATCCAGGTTCTGGGTAACCAGCGTCAAAGCTCTGAAGTACAACGGAGTCCTGCTTTCAGCGACAAGGGCGGGGAGAGCGGGTTGTGGCCGTGAAGGGAGCCCGGGGGCCAGAACCCAGCAACATgacacagggaaggaaggaaaaccagCCGTCTCCTACGGCAGACGAGAAACCCCCCTGGGGTTCCCGCACCCGAGTCTCGGGTCACGACAACAGACCAGCCTCTGCCACGGGCTCAGGAGGCCAAAAGCGTGGCTACAGCGCAAGCTCGACCACCGGAACGCAAGACTGGGTGCagttttatactttgttttcctCCTGGGAAGCAGGGCTGACTGCCCAGGCTGCGGTGCCTGCAAGGTATTCCACTGCCTCACACACCCGACGAACACTCGGGTCAGCCCTGGAATCCCCAACCCCCGCGTCCTCACCATTGAAAAAGTCTGCGTGAACTGCCTTCTCGTTGGCTGCCAAGTCCATCAGGAGCCCGGTGCTACCTCCGGCCTGGAAGGGAAAGGGGACACGGCGTCAGGGCTGCTTTCCGGGAGagcaggaaggggggggggggacagcgcCCTACAGGACCCGGGGCCGCCCTGCAGCAGAGGCAGGCGGGCGAGGGATGGAGAGGTGCCCCGGTCGGAGCCAGAGTTTCGTTTCAGGCCGAGGAAGTGGGCGAGAGGGGCGGCATCCCAGGGAATTACCTTGAAGGTCCCCTCGGGTCCTCGGGTCTTGGACGCCGTGTGCATCGCATCCCCGGGCTCCCCCTGCGTCTCACACAGCATCCTGCAGCCGCCCTGACCTGCCACCTCCCCGCAAACCCTGGGCGGGGTTCTAGCCCCTTACGGGGCGCCGCAGAGGCCCCGAGTCTGTGCGAACCCTGCGCCGCCGCCTGGGCCCTGGATCGCCCCCGCTGCTGCGGAgcctccacccacttccctggGGCCTCCCCGCGGGCCTGGGGTCCCGGCGCCTCGCGGGCCAGCGCGGCCGGGCAGGCGGAGGCCACACGGCGACGGGGGAGGGTCCCCGGGCCGCCCGCTCCCGCCTTTCCCGGCTCCGGAGTCGCCGGGCGGCTGCCCCTGGGCCTTTCCGCGGTCGTTCTCAGGAACCCAAACCCGAGacgtttaagaaaaaaaaaaaaaaaaaaatcccgggATCCTCCGCCGCCTCTGCCCGCGGCCTCCCGCCCTGCCCCGGGCCACGCAGGCCACCCGCTCCCGGGCCGCGGCCCCTCtcgccccagcccccagcccgccccccgggccgcctCCCAGCGCCGCCCCCGTGTCCCCGGGCGCCCGCCtggccgccgcctcccgcctcACCTCGTCCAGGTCCACGTAGGGCCCGGCGCCCTCGGGGAACATCTCGTCCACCGCCGGCTTCATctcgccgcccgcgcccccggcccaCTTCCGGCCCGCCCGACGCCTCTTCCGGTGCGCGCCGGCCGCGGCGGCTCTAGGCGCGCCGGAGGACCGCCGACTCTATGGTTCCCTCGGCGCCCGGAGCCCCTCCCGCCCCTGGGGCCCCCGCCTGGCCGCCGCCCCAGcctggccgccgccgcctccccgcctcaCCTCGTCCAGGTCCACGTAGGGCCCGGAGCCCTCGGGGAACATCTCGTCCACCACCGCCGGCTTCATctcgccgcccgcgcccccggcccaCTTCCGGCCCGCCCGACGCCTCTTCCGGTGCGCGCCGGCCGCGGCGGGTCTAGGCGCCGGAGGACCGCCGACTCTGTGGTTCCCTGGGCGCCCGGGAGGGACCtgcgcggggaggcggggaggcggggtggCCCCGGGCGCCGACGGCTCGGCCCCGACGGCCCAGCGCGCAGACCGGGCGAAGCCGCGCGCGAACGCTGGGGTCggagggccggggcggggcggggccgggctatcctgcggtcctgggggcggcggggggcgggggacaccgggcgggggggacgggggggaggggacacggggagggggagggcacgGGGAAGGGGGAGGGTACGGGGCGGGGGacacgggggagggggagggacacggggaggggacacgggggaggggagggcacggggaggggacacgggggaggggagggcacgggggggaggggacacggggagggggagggcacgggggggaggggacacgggggaggggaggggacacggaggggggagggcacggggggcacacggggggagggggggacacggggaggggaggggacacggAGAGCGGTAGGGgacacggggagggggagggcacgggggggggacacggggggaggggggacacggggagggggaggggacacggAGAGGGGGAGGGCACggggggaggggacacgggggaggggaggggacacggggagggggagggcacgggggggaggggacacgggggaggggaggggacacggAGAGGGGAGGGCACGGGGGGgacacggggggaggggggacacggggaggggaggggacacggAGAGGGGGAGGGCACGGGGGGGGacacgggggaggggaggggacacggggagggggagggcacgggggggaggggacacgggggaggggaggggacacggAGAGGGGGAGGGCACGGGGGGGgacacggggggaggggggacacggggagggggaggggacacggAGAGGGGGagggcacggggcggggggacacggggaagggggaggacacgggggggaggggacacggggaaggggagggcacggggcgggggaggggacaacgggaggggagagggcacgggggggggggcgggaggacgGGGCCGGGAGGGGGATGGACAcggggctggggggaggcggCGAGGGCGgcgatggggtggggggagcccccGGGGGGAGCCCCGCGGACCGAGGACAGGGGCGGGTGGTGGTGGTCAGGGGGCTCCGGGACTCCCGGGCCCCGCCCGCTGCAGGCACATGCCCGTGGGCCGCTGTGCACCGCGGTGAGCGATCCGTGCGCAGCACACGGAGACCCCGTGACTCTCCAGCACAGACCGCACCTCAGTGGCCAAGTGACCCGAGGAGCCCTTTCTCTGCAGCGGACACAGGAATGGCGAGAAGCCCAGGAAGGGTGCTCCGCCCCCGCAGCCTCGGGGAGATGCCGGAGGAATCCACCTGACCTCCCTGTTTACAACCCGgagggcggaggaggaggagtcctggggaggggagggaggagggggggagggccgggccgggccggagcGGTCAGTCGTGCACCGCCGGGGAATGTGACCCGGAGCAGCAGTGGGGAGCGGGTAGAACCGCCCTGCCAGCCCTGCCAGCCTCGGTGCCACTGGGGGACACACCTAGAGGACGTGGGGGCAGGCTCTGCTCGAGGCACTTGCACCCTGTGGTCAGGGCACCGTCATCCCCAGCAGCTCAAAGGTGGGAGCACCCCGTGCTCACTGACAAACGGGGGGGAGCCGGATGTGTCCTCTACCTACTGCGCCCCATACAGAGGCTTCTCATTGACCCTGAGGTGGCCGGCAGGGCGTGCGGCTTGTACGCTTGCCCCGGGAGGCTCACGCCTGCAGAGCTGCAGAGCTGCCACCCCAGACACCATGCCGGTGGCCTGCctgtcctcccccacctcccccacctccagagTCCCCAGGGCATGTAGCCCGCTTCCTCCCACAGCCCCAGAGGAGTTGGCCACGGAGGAGTAGGCCACGCCTGCGCCCAGGTTTCAGGGACCCTCCCCTTACAGACGGAGGGCACCCAGCCCCCGGCCCTTCCCCACAGGCCAGGCTCCTGCCGCCCTGCTGTGAGCGGCCCTCAGGAGCACGCTGCGGGAAGGGGGGGCGGCAGGGGTCCCAGCCCGGGCGGCCGCTGAGGGTCCGGCTGCTGCACACCTCGGTGACCGAGGGCCGGGGCTCTGGGGTGTGGCCGCCTGGAATCTAGGTCCCGTCAACAAGTCAGGCAGCGCCCTGGTGTCtgtttgcctcagtttcccccctgcACTCCAGGAGACCTGCAGCACCTCCCTCCGAGGGGCTGTGAGTTTAGGTAACAGGGTGACGTGTAAAGCACGGTCCTGAGTCAGGGCCCTGGAGCGCTTGTCACATAAGAAAGGGAACGTGGCCTGACTAGAGCCGTTCTTGAAAGAAAACCCGAAGGCTCGGTGCATCTCAAGTCGGGAATTTATTGAGCATGAGACTGAGGAGCCAGGTGGGCTCAGTCCTGCTGATAGGGGACATGGAACCCCAGGGTGGTCCCCAGGGGGAAGTGAGCAAAGAAGGTGCGTGCCAGGTCCTCAACCTGCGGGTAGGCCCCCAGGGCCTGGAAGTACTGCACG contains:
- the COPS9 gene encoding COP9 signalosome complex subunit 9, with translation MKPAVDEMFPEGAGPYVDLDEAGGSTGLLMDLAANEKAVHADFFNDFEDLFDDDDIQ